A genomic window from Cydia amplana chromosome 3, ilCydAmpl1.1, whole genome shotgun sequence includes:
- the LOC134662959 gene encoding esterase FE4-like → MSHLRLVLAVLIFKNVNSDMRVDPLVHTNVGLIKGLKASDGDYSMFLGIPYASVDKENPFGASLPHPKFDEIFEAYDDSALCPQLNENTNTITGTLDCLHLNVFTPNSATSLNLLPVFVYIHGGFLQTGAFGRGTYGPKFLVQHDIVLVTINYRLGPYGFMCLSTPEIPGNQGLKDQLKALRWIKDNIEAFGGDPGQVTIAGQSAGAAAVDFHLMYPGERLFHKVILQSGVALTPERMLELDNEAPMRLAGYFEHKTSDLNDALIFLATKDTNSIIEATLELGIRFRACVEKEFEGVEIFIPQHPATADRLNVKNIPVLIGSVDKEFLTSYADKESDFFQNLTIFRDSLNNVFDFGDDLDLVHRNLRNFYVGDHVMTDDDKWEIIDFMSDFTYVHPIQRVLRKYRQNEARDIYFYIFNYDGGRNLAKYRDKVSAPGAAHADELGYLFDVSFITEAPSSEDQTVIDRMTTMWTNFVKYG, encoded by the exons ATGTCACATCTAAGATTAGTTTTGGCagttttgatatttaaaaatgttaatagTGATATGAGAGTAGATCCCCTAGTACACACGAATGTAGGGTTGATCAAGGGGTTAAAAGCATCGGATGGGGACTATTCTATGTTCTTGGGTATTCCTTATGCCAGTGTTGATAAGGAAAACCCTTTTGGG gCTTCCTTGCCTCATCCAAAATTTGATGAAATCTTTGAGGCATACGATGACTCGGCACTCTGTCCCCAGCTAAACGAGAACACTAACACTATAACTGGGACTTTGGACTGCCTCCACCTTAACGTGTTCACCCCCAACTCTGCGACGTCCTTAAACCTCCTCCCAGTCTTCGTCTACATTCATGGAGGCTTTTTGCAAACTGGCGCATTTGGCAGAGGGACTTACGGTCCAAAGTTCCTCGTGCAACACGATATCGTGTTGGTAACAATCAATTATAGATTAGGACCTTATGGCTTCATGTGTTTAAGTACTCCGGAGATCCCAGGAAATCAGGGATTAAAAGATCAATTGAAAGCTTTGAGATGGATTAAAGATAACATTGAAGCCTTTGGCGGGGATCCTGGTCAAGTAACTATAGCGGGACAAAGCGCAGGCGCTGCTGCTGTGGACTTCCATTTAATGTATCCAGGAGAGAGGTTGTTCCACAAGGTTATACTGCAGAGTGGCGTAGCATTAACCCCGGAAAGAATGTTAGAATTAGACAATGAGGCACCTATGAGGCTAGCCGGATATTTTGAACATAAAACTAGCGATTTGAATGACGCCTTAATATTTCTAGCTACTAAGGATACTAATTCAATAATAGAAGCAACACTGGAACTTGGCATCCGTTTTAGAGCGTGCGTAGAGAAAGAATTTGAAGGTGTGGAAATATTTATACCACAGCATCCAGCCACCGCCGATCGGCTGAATGTGAAAAATATTCCAGTATTAATAGGATCCGTCGACAAAGAATTTTTGACCTCGTATGCCGACAAGGAATCAGATTTTTTTCAAAACCTTACTATATTTAGAgactcgttaaataatgtatTTGATTTTGGCGACGATTTGGACTTAGTACATCGAAACTTGAGAAACTTTTACgtaggtgatcacgtgatgacaGACGACGACAAATGGGAAATTATAGATTTCATGTCTGATTTTACATATGTTCATCCTATACAGCGAGTTTTGAGGAAGTACAGGCAGAACGAAgcgagagacatatacttttaTATCTTTAACTATGATGGTGGAAGAAATCTTGCGAAGTACAGGGACAAAGTGAGCGCGCCGGGAGCCGCTCATGCCGATGAGTTGGGGTATTTGTTCGATGTCTCTTTTATTACCGAAGCGCCGTCGTCAGAAGATCAGACTGTTATAGACAGAATGACTACGATGTGGACTAACTTTGTCAAATATGggtaa